TACCTCGGATAAACTTTTGTATAATGCTTTGGGCATTGCTATTTATCACGGATGGCTGATGAACCCTCAGGTATAAAAAACACACTTATACGAACATGTGCATCCCAGCGAAGTATATCTAAATCATCGCCAGGATTTAATAGGAAATGCAAAAAATGTGTGTAGCATTGTTTTTCACATTGTTAGAATTTCCTTTACCCTTGTGCTTATCTCAGCATAAATAAATGATATTGCTGGATTTGTACCACAATCTACCTCCCTAACAGCTTTTATTAGAGGCATTGTGGCTTGTAAAAGTGAGATCACATTAGGCTCCAGATAGCAGTCTTTCCTTTTGCTAAAGAAAGAAAGCGACTGTCCCTCTCTAactcatttttattttcaggaTACCGATACCAGCGAAGCAGTTGGCATTGAAAGTTCTGCGAAGTTGATTATCGAAGCTGACGAGTTGATGAAATCTGAATCCAAAGGCAAAACTGACAGATGGTCACTTCTTCAAAGTATTTGGAACAACCAGTTCACTTCGTATGGGTATGTCCTTAGTCTATTGGCACTGCTTTACTATTTTGTTATGTACTAATGGTATTTTTCTCAAAATTACAGGTTTCCTCATTTGTGTAATGATGTCCCAGAAGGGGTTTTGTGTCTGTTATACAGGGATGAAAGAATCAATGTGCTGTACAAGGTATGGCATCTCTCCTTACTACAGGAATGTCCCCTAATTACTTCTTTGTAGGATAGCGCTAAAGGACAACTCTACCCATAATATATTTATAGATCAGAGCGAACATGTACAAAGGTCTACAAGATCTGATTTGAACAAGAAGATCTGATCACAAAAATGTATTAAAAGTCATCCAACATTATTATTCAGATGATACCAATTAAGAACTTATTTGAGGCTCTTGCCTTAGTATTGTATCTGAGTTTAGCATTCCTTGCCATCTGTACTCATGGAGGGCTCTTCTAAAAATTTGTAGAACAGTTCGCACCCTCTACCATAGAAATAAGTGTATTTTGGTTacgattttttattttaatttgtcCATGCAGCATAAAGGAATGTTGCATGTTCTAGTGACTGCTCAAGACATATTGGAAAATTATCCTGATGCTCTGTGGAGGAAGTTGGAGAAGGTAAGTAATTCCGGATTtgctcattttttctttcacttGTGTTTTTATCTGCCATATTACTTGAAATTCACTCACTGCTGTCACACATGCGCACACACGCATATAGATTTACAAGCATACACACATCTAGGAGAGAGGATTAGACTCGCTCCAACTGACACATTAGCAGCCATGGAAGGCACACAAAACCTCTGAGCTACCCAATGCTCTAATCACTTGCATCCATATATATGCACAGGAAACACCTCCTAGGACTATCATCCACTTCACTAGCTAACACCCTGCATGCTTTCAATAcctcatttgatttttttttggcggTTCTTGATTGAAGGTTGACGAAGATGGTGATCTACTGACGAGCTCCTTTGGTCCAATAAATGTAACCTGGCGTGAAAATGAACGAAATCTGATCGAAGATGAGAGGAAAGCTGTAAAAcagtatgtttttcttttcttgctatAGTGGTGAATAAGCTACCAAACTTCAGTTTatgcacaattttttttattgtataACTTGCAGGAAAGAAACCCGCCGCTTGAAAAATGCGAAGAAGCGTGGGAgaagaaaagataaaaagaacATGGTAACACAAGATGAAAGTGGGGAGGCAAATAAAGATCTTGGTGATGAAGAGGAAGCCAATACAGCTGGAGATCGAGGACCAGCCTCACCAAAAGATGGAGTTTTAGGCCCTTCCCAAGATAATATGTTGAGGGATGGATTTATGAAATTTTTAAAGGAGTAAGCACATCCAGACTGCTGCATTACTATTCCTTTAGAATTAATGACTAGACTTGCAAAACATTTTTGTATGTGCAGGTATCTACTTGATGGAAAATCGTACTTCAGGGATCAAGTGGAATTGATGCATTTGAAAGGCACTTCCCATTTGATCATTTGTTATGGTTGGATTAAGACATATGACAAAGAGCTTGCAGTATCTATTTGCAGTAACTACTTTAGGTATTGGATGCCACATTTTTTTTGGAGTATTTTCTCTAACTGCATCCAATGCttgttttaaatttaaatttttgtttct
This genomic window from Setaria viridis chromosome 8, Setaria_viridis_v4.0, whole genome shotgun sequence contains:
- the LOC117834178 gene encoding uncharacterized protein — encoded protein: MADSKKKYRAREIEFLGQQRHIVLQDVGGWSHLVEVVNVLLLGDELPEGIIFQSKAHGEKYIEKYMIENLLDTCLVRRLQTLVKLGTLTRAQVDQHLPEYRKVIVSLSETFTIYPKFTRTNDFEDTSDKLLYNALGIAIYHGWLMNPQDTDTSEAVGIESSAKLIIEADELMKSESKGKTDRWSLLQSIWNNQFTSYGFPHLCNDVPEGVLCLLYRDERINVLYKHKGMLHVLVTAQDILENYPDALWRKLEKVDEDGDLLTSSFGPINVTWRENERNLIEDERKAVKQYVFLFLL